The following are encoded in a window of Borrelia hispanica CRI genomic DNA:
- a CDS encoding DUF228 domain-containing protein: MSTLSKEEASPVVENKSTQSAKVAHDTQLGNQEQIEFLKSLDVETLQTLETIEDVESLRLNLQQDSVLESDPIPKEGSRSRSRQKRSVTIQASDSSYTDALIKLKQYTKVFKEDAAVFERVTSDFRDRMQIVDADSQALSSYVDMIERYAYKEYPYKRAVKLKVEENAIYVVPSNDEDMYGVCIDVCENSNTALVIPITCNFCGYLAASDSSITVSNKLDFDSNGMLIKAESGGKKMINIVALSDVFTIDLAENDSSRKGQYKVHFVKVAIYGNRS; encoded by the coding sequence ATGAGTACTTTAAGCAAAGAAGAAGCTAGCCCAGTGGTTGAAAATAAAAGTACTCAAAGTGCTAAAGTTGCTCATGATACTCAATTGGGCAATCAAGAACAAATAGAATTTTTAAAATCTTTAGATGTAGAGACTCTACAAACTTTAGAAACTATAGAAGATGTAGAGAGTTTGAGATTAAATTTGCAACAAGATTCTGTTCTTGAGTCAGATCCAATCCCGAAAGAAGGTTCAAGAAGTAGGAGCAGACAAAAAAGAAGTGTTACTATCCAAGCTTCAGATTCTAGTTATACAGATGCACTCATCAAACTTAAACAATATACCAAAGTCTTTAAAGAAGATGCTGCTGTATTTGAAAGGGTTACATCTGATTTTCGTGATCGTATGCAAATAGTAGATGCTGATTCTCAAGCACTCTCAAGTTATGTTGACATGATAGAGCGATATGCATACAAAGAATATCCATACAAACGTGCGGTAAAGTTAAAAGTTGAAGAGAATGCTATTTATGTTGTGCCTTCAAATGACGAAGATATGTATGGAGTATGTATTGACGTTTGTGAGAATAGCAATACAGCACTTGTGATTCCAATAACATGTAATTTTTGTGGATACTTAGCTGCTAGTGATTCAAGTATCACAGTCTCAAATAAATTAGATTTTGATTCTAATGGGATGCTTATAAAAGCAGAGAGTGGCGGGAAAAAAATGATTAATATTGTTGCACTTAGTGATGTATTTACTATTGATTTAGCAGAAAATGATTCTAGTCGTAAAGGTCAATATAAGGTTCATTTTGTTAAAGTTGCAATTTATGGCAATAGGTCATAG